One Coffea arabica cultivar ET-39 chromosome 5e, Coffea Arabica ET-39 HiFi, whole genome shotgun sequence DNA segment encodes these proteins:
- the LOC113688386 gene encoding uncharacterized protein — protein sequence MKLKHFLWRCLQNGLPANEAIYKRIGKGSNLCCGEDTETIEHIFFFCPKAQVVWRIALVRWKGITELQYNMWRWWDAVTQSAMKEQGMDRIKLKVNMLWQIWTARNKMTFQTENVDAKLIVDKAQQEWIEYEAENETDTRTNASSEVDRQIQQGWEPPKEGVIKINTDATISAKMVTTSLGIIARN from the coding sequence ATGAAGCTGAAACATTTCCTATGGAGGTGCCTGCAGAATGGATTGCCAGCTAATGAAGCAATCTACAAGAGAATTGGAAAGGGAAGTAACCTATGCTGTGGTGAGGATACTGAAACCATTGAgcacatttttttcttttgtccaaAAGCTCAAGTGGTGTGGAGGATAGCTCTAGTGAGGTGGAAGGGGATAACTGAGTTGCAATATAACATGTGGAGATGGTGGGATGCTGTGACGCAATCTGCTATGAAGGAGCAAGGAATGGACAGAATTAAGCTTAAGGTTAACATGTTATGGCAAATCTGGACAGCTAGAAACAAGATGACATTCCAGACTGAGAACGTTGATGCAAAACTGATAGTGGACAAAGCACAACAAGAAtggattgaatatgaagctgaGAATGAAACAGATACAAGAACAAATGCATCATCAGAAGTGGACAGACAGATACAGCAGGGATGGGAGCCACCTAAGGAAGGAGTGATTAAGATAAATACAGATGCAACAATCTCAGCTAAAATGGTAACGACAAGCTTGGGGATCATAGCTAGGAACTAG